A window of Jannaschia sp. M317 contains these coding sequences:
- the thpR gene encoding RNA 2',3'-cyclic phosphodiesterase has translation MRAFVGLPLPEPWIAPLVRAQGVLSGGRAVPVDDLHLTLAFLDDQSEPQLEALHDALDLAIFRPVTLHPVAWSSFGGKRARRVALDVRPTSELADLRDRVRRAARAAGIDLSRDRFRPHVTLLRYPASAPADPARLTRALSGLGRADLPGVAATQVTLWASQLTPEGPIYDVLSSYPIRAMA, from the coding sequence ATGAGAGCCTTCGTAGGTCTTCCCCTGCCCGAGCCATGGATCGCCCCGCTGGTGCGCGCCCAGGGCGTCCTGTCCGGTGGGCGGGCGGTGCCGGTCGACGACCTGCATCTGACCCTCGCCTTTCTGGACGACCAGTCAGAGCCGCAGTTGGAGGCCCTGCACGACGCCCTGGACCTGGCGATCTTTCGCCCCGTCACCCTGCACCCCGTGGCCTGGTCCAGCTTCGGCGGCAAGCGGGCGCGCCGGGTTGCGCTGGACGTTCGACCAACATCCGAATTGGCCGATCTGCGCGACCGGGTCCGCCGCGCCGCGCGCGCCGCCGGGATCGACCTGTCGCGCGACCGGTTCCGCCCGCATGTCACGCTGCTGCGCTATCCCGCCAGCGCCCCCGCCGATCCGGCCCGGCTGACCCGTGCGTTGTCGGGTCTGGGGCGTGCCGATCTGCCCGGCGTCGCGGCCACTCAGGTCACGCTCTGGGCGTCGCAGCTGACACCCGAGGGACCGATCTACGATGTCCTGAGCAGCTATCCGATACGGGCCATGGCATGA
- a CDS encoding AMP-binding protein: MTETALRTIPQFLERNATRFGASAAYREKEFGIWQEWTWTQARTEIEEMALGLIALGIEIGEHVAVIGRNRPQLYMAMVAAQCAGAIPVPLYADAVGEELAYVLGHCGAKFVIAADQEQVDKVLEVREQITGLRHVLYLDGRGMRKYDHSAMSSLEGLRELGRGADRSEMDRRRAQQTGETTCVMLYTSGTTGRPKGVVLSHDNIVATSRASSEFDRLRQTDEVLAYLPMAWVGDFIFSIGQAMVTGFTVNCPESEHTIMHDLREIGPTYYFAPPRVFETQLTNVMIRMEDAGRFKKGLFDRAMAHAKTIGPKLLDGEEVSFGDRLKYRINELLVFGPLKNTLGLSRVRVGYTAGEAIGPELFDFYRSIGINLKQLYGQTEASVFITQQKDNEVRSDTVGTPTPGVELKIAENGEVFYRSPGTFVEYYNNPESTASTKDPEGWVATGDAGFIEEASGHLRIIDRAKDVGKMGNGALFAPKFVENKLKFYPDIFEAVVFGNGRNRCVAFINIDLTAVGNWAERNNIAYASYQELAQHPRVLETITSHVNAVNKLVAQDEMLSSCQVHRFLVLHKQLDADDDEMTRTQKVRRRIIEEKYADLIEGLYSDVGEVYTETEVTYEDGRKGLIRATVKMCDAKVVPVAVKTLEAAE, translated from the coding sequence ATGACCGAGACCGCCTTGCGGACCATTCCGCAATTCCTGGAACGGAACGCGACCCGGTTCGGCGCGTCCGCCGCCTACCGCGAAAAGGAATTCGGGATCTGGCAGGAATGGACCTGGACCCAGGCCCGGACCGAAATCGAGGAAATGGCCCTGGGCCTGATCGCCCTGGGCATCGAGATCGGCGAACATGTGGCCGTCATTGGCCGCAACCGCCCGCAGCTTTATATGGCGATGGTGGCCGCGCAATGCGCCGGCGCGATCCCCGTCCCGCTGTACGCCGATGCGGTGGGCGAAGAGCTGGCCTATGTGCTGGGCCACTGCGGGGCCAAGTTCGTCATCGCCGCCGATCAGGAACAGGTCGACAAGGTGCTGGAGGTCCGCGAACAGATCACCGGGCTGCGCCATGTGCTGTACCTCGACGGGCGGGGCATGCGGAAATACGACCATTCCGCCATGTCCTCGCTGGAGGGTCTGCGCGAATTGGGCCGCGGGGCCGACCGGTCCGAGATGGACCGCCGCCGCGCCCAGCAGACCGGCGAGACGACCTGCGTGATGCTTTATACCTCGGGCACCACCGGGCGGCCCAAGGGCGTGGTGCTCAGCCATGACAACATCGTCGCCACGTCCCGCGCCTCGTCCGAATTCGACCGCCTGCGCCAGACCGACGAGGTTCTGGCCTATCTGCCGATGGCCTGGGTGGGGGATTTCATCTTTTCCATCGGTCAGGCCATGGTCACCGGGTTCACGGTCAACTGCCCCGAAAGCGAGCACACGATCATGCACGATCTGCGCGAGATCGGGCCAACCTATTACTTCGCCCCGCCCCGCGTGTTCGAGACCCAGCTGACCAACGTCATGATCCGCATGGAAGACGCGGGCCGCTTCAAGAAGGGCCTGTTCGATCGCGCCATGGCCCACGCCAAGACCATCGGCCCCAAACTGCTGGACGGCGAAGAGGTGTCGTTCGGGGATCGTCTGAAATACCGCATCAACGAATTGCTGGTCTTCGGCCCGCTCAAGAACACCCTGGGCCTGAGCAGGGTGCGCGTGGGCTATACCGCCGGGGAGGCGATCGGGCCGGAACTGTTCGATTTCTACCGGAGCATCGGGATCAACCTGAAACAGCTTTATGGTCAGACCGAGGCCTCGGTCTTCATCACCCAACAAAAGGACAACGAAGTCCGATCCGATACCGTGGGCACGCCGACGCCGGGGGTGGAGTTGAAGATCGCCGAGAACGGCGAGGTGTTCTACCGTTCTCCGGGGACCTTTGTGGAGTATTACAACAACCCGGAATCCACCGCGTCCACCAAAGACCCCGAAGGCTGGGTGGCCACCGGCGATGCGGGTTTCATCGAGGAGGCCTCGGGCCACCTGCGGATCATCGACCGGGCCAAGGACGTGGGCAAGATGGGCAACGGCGCGCTGTTCGCGCCCAAGTTCGTCGAGAACAAGCTGAAGTTCTATCCCGACATCTTCGAGGCCGTGGTCTTCGGCAACGGGCGCAACCGCTGCGTGGCCTTCATCAACATTGACCTGACGGCGGTGGGCAATTGGGCGGAACGCAACAACATCGCCTACGCCTCCTACCAGGAACTGGCGCAGCACCCCCGCGTGCTTGAGACGATCACCAGCCACGTCAACGCAGTCAACAAGCTGGTCGCCCAGGACGAGATGCTGTCGTCCTGCCAGGTCCACCGCTTCCTGGTGCTGCACAAGCAGCTGGATGCCGACGACGATGAGATGACGCGCACCCAGAAGGTCCGCCGCCGGATCATCGAGGAGAAATACGCCGACCTGATCGAGGGGCTCTATAGCGATGTGGGCGAGGTCTATACCGAGACCGAAGTGACCTACGAGGACGGCCGCAAGGGCCTCATCCGCGCGACGGTCAAGATGTGCGATGCCAAGGTCGTGCCGGTGGCCGTCAAGACGTTGGAGGCGGCGGAATGA
- a CDS encoding branched-chain amino acid ABC transporter permease: MLYREAGDFKTSYTADNQTFPIKFDRWGYWAILAIGAVVIPFLVSDYWASSFLVPFLIYAIAALGLNILTGYTGQVSLGTGGFMAVGAYASYKLMTAFPWMDMFTVTILSGVVTAMVGAAFGLPSLRIKGFYLAVATLAAQFFLVWLFNKVGWFYNYSASGQINAPEREVFGIIVTGPNTQAWAQYTFCLIFVVVLAWLARNLTRGTVGRQWMAIRDMDIAAEIIGVNPLRAKLTAFAVSSFFIGISGGLFFTVYLGAVEVGEVFGIQKSFLVLFMIIIGGLGSIFGSFAGAAFLVLLPVILKLVGVDLLGWPTDIVAHLNLVIVGALIVFFLVVEPHGLAQLWRLTKEKLRLWPFPH; the protein is encoded by the coding sequence ATGCTCTATCGCGAGGCCGGAGACTTCAAAACCTCCTACACCGCCGACAACCAAACCTTTCCGATCAAGTTCGACCGCTGGGGATATTGGGCGATCCTGGCCATCGGCGCGGTCGTCATCCCCTTTCTGGTCAGCGACTACTGGGCCAGCTCGTTTCTGGTGCCGTTCCTGATCTACGCCATCGCCGCCCTGGGGCTGAACATCCTGACGGGCTACACCGGGCAGGTCAGCCTGGGCACCGGCGGGTTCATGGCGGTGGGGGCCTATGCGTCCTACAAGCTGATGACCGCCTTTCCCTGGATGGACATGTTCACCGTGACGATCCTGTCGGGCGTCGTCACGGCCATGGTGGGCGCGGCGTTTGGCCTGCCGTCCCTGCGGATCAAGGGGTTCTACCTGGCGGTCGCCACACTGGCGGCGCAGTTCTTTCTGGTCTGGCTCTTCAACAAGGTGGGCTGGTTCTACAACTACTCCGCCTCGGGTCAGATCAACGCGCCAGAGCGGGAGGTGTTCGGGATCATCGTGACCGGGCCGAACACGCAGGCCTGGGCCCAATACACGTTCTGCCTGATCTTCGTGGTGGTGCTGGCCTGGCTGGCGCGCAACCTGACGCGGGGCACCGTGGGGCGGCAATGGATGGCGATCCGCGACATGGACATCGCCGCCGAGATCATCGGGGTGAACCCCCTGCGCGCAAAACTGACGGCCTTTGCGGTGTCGTCCTTCTTCATCGGCATCTCGGGGGGGCTGTTCTTTACCGTCTATCTGGGCGCGGTCGAGGTGGGCGAGGTCTTCGGCATCCAGAAATCGTTCCTGGTGCTGTTCATGATCATCATCGGCGGCCTGGGCAGCATCTTCGGCAGCTTCGCGGGCGCGGCTTTCCTGGTGCTGTTGCCTGTGATCCTGAAACTTGTGGGCGTGGACCTGCTGGGCTGGCCCACGGATATCGTGGCGCACCTCAACCTGGTGATCGTCGGCGCGCTGATCGTCTTCTTTCTGGTGGTGGAGCCCCACGGCCTGGCGCAGCTTTGGCGGCTGACCAAGGAAAAGCTGAGATTGTGGCCCTTCCCGCACTAG
- a CDS encoding branched-chain amino acid ABC transporter permease: MPDQLLFAIEVSLNGLMAGVMYSLVALGFVLIFKASGIFNYAQGVMALFAAMTLVGIQNGQVPFAHLINATFGTNIHHFGWHVPALAAILLTVVVMAGFAWAVNRFVFRHLVNQEPIILFMATIGLAYFLEGVADLMWGAEIKKLDVGLPQGINDWIDTTTFEIFGYGFFIDNLDLVATVIAALLVGGLVIFSQYTKQGRALRAVADDHQAALSVGISLNFIWVLVWSIAGFVALVAGIMWGAKSGVQFSLSLIALKALPVLMLGGFTSIPGAIVGGLIIGVGEKLFEFAIGAPFLGGATENWFAYVLALIFLVFRPQGLFGEKIIERV; encoded by the coding sequence ATGCCTGACCAACTCCTTTTCGCAATCGAGGTCTCGCTCAACGGGCTGATGGCCGGGGTGATGTATTCGCTCGTGGCGCTGGGCTTCGTGCTGATCTTCAAGGCCTCGGGGATCTTCAACTATGCTCAGGGGGTCATGGCGCTGTTCGCGGCGATGACGCTGGTGGGCATCCAGAACGGGCAGGTCCCATTCGCGCACCTGATCAACGCCACCTTCGGGACCAACATCCACCACTTCGGCTGGCACGTGCCCGCGCTGGCGGCGATCCTGCTGACGGTGGTGGTGATGGCGGGATTTGCCTGGGCGGTGAACCGCTTCGTGTTCCGGCACCTGGTCAATCAGGAGCCGATCATCCTGTTCATGGCCACCATCGGGCTGGCCTATTTCCTGGAAGGCGTGGCCGACCTGATGTGGGGGGCCGAGATCAAGAAGCTGGACGTGGGCCTGCCGCAGGGCATCAACGACTGGATCGACACCACCACCTTCGAGATCTTCGGCTACGGCTTCTTCATCGACAACCTCGACCTCGTGGCCACAGTGATCGCGGCGCTGCTTGTCGGGGGGCTGGTGATCTTTTCGCAGTACACCAAGCAGGGGCGCGCGCTGCGGGCGGTGGCCGATGACCATCAGGCGGCGCTGTCGGTAGGCATCTCGCTCAACTTCATCTGGGTGCTGGTCTGGTCGATCGCGGGCTTCGTGGCGCTGGTTGCGGGGATCATGTGGGGGGCCAAGTCGGGGGTGCAGTTTTCGCTGTCGCTGATCGCGCTCAAGGCGCTGCCGGTCCTGATGCTGGGCGGCTTCACCTCGATCCCGGGCGCCATCGTCGGCGGGCTGATCATCGGGGTCGGCGAAAAGCTGTTCGAGTTCGCCATCGGCGCGCCATTTCTAGGCGGCGCGACCGAGAACTGGTTCGCCTATGTGCTGGCCCTGATCTTCCTGGTGTTCCGCCCGCAGGGCCTGTTCGGGGAGAAGATCATTGAGAGGGTGTGA
- a CDS encoding phosphatase domain-containing protein gives MTSALKSLALPLARKAETLLERIGDQDDSTPVLEPYFGYAAPEGLVLRGRVLSHIRKNDPQAAQSTLTNVRQMIRLFVTDEVADVPVSAAGTEATSDTEGYVRLIVQRDASPGWTDVPVRLSADESAFTPFPVRVPGPEAQHMIISDIDDTMIETGAHSLARNLWTTFTGSALTREAHLDAKHLMQAMIAGEMNPVFYVSSSPWNLHGFLDALFTRQELPRGPMFLRDLGITDEGVGKSHGTHKGNAIDEILRANPDLPAYLMGDSGQKDAFVYLDAARRHPGRIKGVALRESAPGVGDDDAAAIKEIEAMGVPCFHAPSFDGARHHWGLE, from the coding sequence ATGACCAGCGCGCTGAAATCCCTTGCCCTGCCCCTTGCCCGCAAGGCGGAAACCCTGCTCGAACGCATCGGGGATCAGGACGATTCCACCCCGGTTCTGGAGCCTTACTTCGGCTATGCCGCCCCCGAGGGCCTGGTTCTGCGGGGCCGCGTTCTCAGCCATATCCGCAAGAACGATCCCCAAGCCGCGCAATCGACCTTGACCAATGTGCGCCAGATGATCCGCCTGTTCGTCACCGACGAGGTCGCGGATGTTCCCGTCTCTGCCGCGGGAACAGAGGCGACTTCGGACACAGAGGGATATGTCCGCCTGATCGTCCAGCGTGACGCATCGCCGGGCTGGACCGATGTGCCCGTGCGCCTGAGCGCCGACGAGAGTGCCTTTACCCCGTTTCCGGTGCGCGTTCCGGGGCCCGAGGCGCAGCATATGATCATTTCCGACATCGACGACACGATGATCGAGACCGGGGCGCACAGCCTTGCCCGCAACCTCTGGACCACCTTCACCGGCTCTGCCCTGACGCGCGAGGCGCACCTCGATGCCAAGCACCTGATGCAGGCGATGATCGCCGGTGAAATGAACCCGGTTTTCTACGTCTCGTCCTCTCCGTGGAACCTGCACGGGTTCCTTGACGCGCTTTTCACCCGGCAGGAGCTGCCGCGCGGACCGATGTTTCTGCGCGACCTTGGCATCACCGACGAAGGCGTCGGCAAAAGCCACGGCACCCACAAGGGCAATGCCATTGACGAAATCCTGCGCGCCAACCCCGACCTGCCCGCCTACCTGATGGGCGACAGCGGTCAGAAGGACGCCTTTGTCTACCTTGATGCCGCGCGTCGCCATCCGGGCCGGATCAAGGGTGTGGCGCTGCGCGAATCCGCGCCGGGCGTAGGCGACGACGATGCCGCGGCAATCAAGGAAATCGAAGCCATGGGCGTGCCATGCTTTCACGCGCCGTCGTTTGACGGGGCCAGACACCATTGGGGGCTTGAATGA
- a CDS encoding ABC transporter substrate-binding protein: MKLGTLTVAAIMAASPVMADLVFPSLSYRTGPYAAGGIPFADGYADYFTLLNERDGGIGGVMANVIECETGYNTEKGVECYESTKGEGALVYQPLSTGITYQLIPKTAADGIPLHTMGYGRTSAANGTIFNNVFNYPANYWDGASIAVNHLLDENGGDLSGKTIALVYHNSAYGKEPIRTLEELSEKHGFDLTTLAVDHPGQEQKSQWLQIRRERPDYVVMWGWGVMNQVAIQEAANIRYPMENFIGNWWAGSENDVRPVGEAADGYKSLAMHNVGDDFPIYADLEQHVFGAGKAAGNGDQGGTVLYNRGLYAAMLAAEAAKTAQEIHGEADITPAMMRDGMEALVIDEAKMDALGMPNFGPAFSVSCENHGGSGQAKVQQWDAAAGEWKILTDWISSDRSVIDPLIAEDSGAYAAENNITPGCS, from the coding sequence ATGAAACTTGGAACTCTGACAGTGGCGGCAATCATGGCCGCAAGCCCGGTGATGGCGGACCTCGTGTTCCCGTCGCTGAGCTACCGCACCGGCCCCTACGCAGCGGGCGGCATCCCGTTTGCGGATGGTTATGCCGACTACTTCACCCTGCTCAACGAGCGCGACGGCGGCATCGGCGGCGTCATGGCCAACGTCATCGAATGTGAAACGGGCTACAACACCGAGAAGGGCGTCGAGTGCTACGAATCGACCAAGGGCGAAGGCGCGCTGGTCTATCAGCCGCTGTCGACAGGCATCACCTACCAGCTGATCCCCAAGACCGCCGCCGATGGCATCCCGCTTCACACCATGGGCTATGGCCGGACGTCCGCCGCCAATGGCACGATCTTCAACAACGTCTTCAACTATCCGGCGAACTATTGGGACGGAGCCTCGATTGCGGTCAACCATCTGCTTGACGAGAACGGCGGTGACTTGTCGGGCAAGACCATCGCTCTGGTTTACCACAACTCCGCCTACGGCAAGGAGCCGATCCGCACCCTGGAGGAGCTGTCGGAGAAGCATGGCTTCGATCTGACGACGCTGGCCGTCGATCACCCGGGTCAGGAGCAGAAGTCCCAGTGGCTGCAGATCCGCCGCGAGCGTCCCGACTATGTCGTGATGTGGGGCTGGGGCGTGATGAACCAGGTCGCCATCCAGGAAGCGGCCAACATCCGCTACCCGATGGAAAACTTCATCGGCAATTGGTGGGCCGGGTCCGAAAACGACGTGCGCCCGGTGGGCGAGGCCGCCGACGGCTACAAGTCGCTGGCCATGCACAACGTGGGCGATGACTTCCCGATCTATGCCGACCTGGAGCAGCACGTCTTCGGCGCGGGCAAGGCCGCAGGCAACGGCGATCAGGGGGGCACGGTCCTTTACAACCGGGGTCTTTATGCCGCGATGCTGGCCGCCGAGGCCGCCAAGACCGCGCAGGAAATCCACGGCGAGGCCGACATCACCCCAGCCATGATGCGCGACGGCATGGAGGCTCTGGTCATCGACGAGGCCAAGATGGATGCCCTGGGCATGCCGAACTTCGGTCCCGCCTTCTCGGTCTCCTGCGAAAACCACGGCGGCTCCGGCCAGGCCAAGGTGCAGCAGTGGGATGCCGCCGCCGGTGAGTGGAAGATCCTGACCGACTGGATCTCTTCCGACCGCTCGGTCATCGACCCGCTGATCGCCGAGGATTCGGGGGCCTATGCCGCCGAGAACAACATCACCCCGGGCTGCAGCTAA
- a CDS encoding PAS-domain containing protein, with protein sequence MPDHGGQTTARLTQAGLNLIGQALSIYDRDLKLAVCNRMYATLFDIPNHLTQPGVSFEATIRHLIERGEYGPVEDPESVIADRVAQARAFEPHYLERRRPNGQVIAVEGSPLPEGGWVTVYTDITAIKSQEQLLRGRSEVLTDQLLARHEELAQANRELGAANAALRQARHEATEMAARIRLTTEMLPAHIARLDRDRRYTFSNRRLAAVFPGASADIVGLTMEQALGAGPYATIAPHLDAALAGEQPVFEMTHDPTGRRIRVSFTPERAGDGGEVIAVYALSMDVTEEAQARAALSQAAGRQVAAQLTSGMAHDFANLLTVILGLKDRLGTLDLPLEAREAVEAIGVAATRGGTLIDQIQGLSGPRDLRPRAVDLRGFLAELATLGGASLPRGIRLDTRVHGLDEPVLLDPDALRDAILNLILNARDALAGRGTITLTARPHRDTWLEILVHDTGPGFSSQALEKGAEPFFTEKGEDGTGLGLSMVYDVVKLAGGRTRLGNARDGGAQVVLRLPLRQPPPGLPPTLVLVVEDAVHIREAVRDRLLAAGHTVLEAASVAEARALFDVDGIGLVLSDIMLRTAETGLDLARDAATRGLPVALMTSLPDDAPLHRQAAADWPVVRKPFSVEKLSAVLA encoded by the coding sequence ATGCCAGATCACGGCGGCCAGACCACCGCCCGCCTGACACAGGCGGGTCTGAACCTGATCGGTCAGGCGCTGTCGATTTATGACCGCGACCTGAAGCTTGCGGTCTGCAACCGCATGTATGCGACCCTGTTCGACATCCCCAACCACCTCACCCAACCCGGCGTCAGTTTCGAGGCGACGATTCGCCATCTGATCGAGCGGGGCGAATACGGGCCCGTCGAGGACCCGGAATCCGTCATCGCCGACCGCGTGGCCCAGGCCCGCGCGTTCGAGCCGCATTATCTGGAACGCCGCCGCCCCAACGGTCAGGTGATTGCCGTCGAGGGCTCTCCGCTGCCCGAAGGCGGCTGGGTCACGGTCTATACCGATATCACCGCCATCAAGTCGCAGGAGCAGTTGTTGCGCGGCCGCTCCGAGGTGCTGACCGACCAATTGCTGGCCCGCCACGAAGAATTGGCCCAGGCCAACCGCGAACTCGGGGCCGCGAATGCCGCCCTGCGGCAGGCCCGGCACGAGGCCACCGAGATGGCCGCCCGCATCCGGCTTACGACCGAGATGTTGCCCGCGCATATCGCGCGCCTGGATCGCGACAGGCGTTATACCTTTTCCAACCGCCGCCTGGCCGCCGTCTTTCCGGGGGCCAGCGCCGACATCGTGGGGCTGACGATGGAACAGGCGTTGGGGGCTGGCCCCTATGCAACCATCGCGCCGCACCTCGACGCGGCCCTCGCCGGAGAGCAGCCGGTGTTCGAGATGACCCACGACCCCACGGGCCGCCGCATCCGCGTCAGCTTCACCCCGGAACGGGCGGGGGACGGGGGCGAGGTGATCGCCGTCTACGCCCTGTCGATGGACGTCACCGAAGAGGCGCAGGCCCGCGCCGCCCTGTCCCAGGCGGCGGGTCGGCAGGTGGCCGCGCAGCTGACATCGGGCATGGCCCATGACTTCGCCAACCTGCTGACGGTGATCCTGGGGCTGAAGGACCGGCTGGGCACCCTGGACCTGCCGCTCGAAGCGCGCGAGGCGGTCGAGGCCATCGGTGTGGCCGCCACGCGGGGCGGCACGCTGATCGATCAGATACAGGGCCTGTCGGGTCCCCGCGACCTGCGCCCGCGCGCCGTCGACCTGCGCGGGTTTCTGGCCGAGCTGGCGACGCTGGGCGGGGCGTCCCTGCCTCGGGGGATCCGGCTGGATACGCGGGTGCACGGGCTGGATGAGCCGGTCCTGCTGGACCCCGACGCGCTGCGCGATGCGATCCTGAACCTTATCCTGAACGCCCGCGATGCCTTGGCCGGTCGGGGCACGATCACCCTGACCGCCCGCCCGCACCGCGATACCTGGCTAGAGATCCTGGTCCACGACACCGGCCCCGGTTTTTCCTCTCAGGCGCTGGAAAAGGGGGCGGAGCCGTTCTTTACCGAAAAAGGTGAGGACGGGACCGGCCTGGGCCTGTCGATGGTCTATGACGTGGTCAAACTGGCGGGCGGACGCACGCGGCTGGGCAATGCCCGCGATGGCGGCGCGCAGGTCGTGCTGCGCCTGCCGCTGCGCCAACCGCCGCCGGGCTTGCCGCCGACGCTGGTTCTGGTGGTCGAGGACGCGGTCCATATTCGCGAAGCCGTGCGCGACCGCCTGCTGGCCGCCGGCCACACCGTGCTGGAGGCGGCCAGCGTCGCCGAGGCTCGGGCCTTGTTCGACGTCGACGGCATCGGCCTGGTTCTGTCGGACATCATGCTGCGCACGGCCGAAACCGGTCTCGATCTTGCCCGCGACGCGGCGACGCGCGGCCTGCCCGTGGCCCTGATGACCTCGCTGCCGGACGATGCGCCGCTGCACCGGCAGGCGGCGGCCGACTGGCCCGTGGTGCGCAAACCCTTTTCGGTCGAAAAACTCTCGGCGGTGCTGGCATGA
- a CDS encoding ABC transporter ATP-binding protein has translation MLDATPHTTPDGRTIGGTVLDLRNITLRFGGVEAIKDISFDIREGEIRAIIGPNGAGKSSMLNVISGFYVPQEGEVWFRGKPRPQMKPYQVAQQGIARTFQNIALFEGMTVLDNVMTGRLGFMSTNLFSQGLWWGRAAREEVENRAAVERVIDFLEIQAIRKTPVGRLPYGLKKRVELARALAAEPKLLLLDEPMAGMNVEEKEDMSRFILDVNDEFGTTIALIEHDMGVVMDLSDRVVVMDYGRKIGDGTPDEVRNNQDVIDAYLGVAHD, from the coding sequence ATGCTTGACGCCACCCCCCACACCACCCCCGACGGGCGTACCATCGGCGGCACCGTTCTGGACCTGCGCAACATCACCCTGCGCTTCGGCGGGGTGGAGGCGATCAAGGATATCTCCTTCGACATCCGCGAGGGCGAGATCCGGGCGATCATCGGGCCCAACGGCGCGGGCAAGTCGTCCATGCTCAACGTCATCTCGGGCTTCTATGTCCCGCAGGAGGGCGAGGTCTGGTTTCGGGGCAAGCCGCGTCCGCAGATGAAACCCTATCAAGTGGCGCAGCAGGGCATCGCCCGGACGTTCCAGAACATCGCGCTCTTCGAGGGGATGACGGTTCTGGACAACGTGATGACCGGGCGTCTGGGCTTCATGTCGACGAACCTGTTCAGCCAGGGCCTTTGGTGGGGTCGTGCCGCCCGCGAAGAGGTCGAGAACCGTGCCGCCGTCGAACGCGTCATCGACTTCCTGGAGATCCAGGCCATCCGCAAGACGCCGGTGGGCCGCCTGCCCTATGGATTGAAGAAGCGGGTGGAATTGGCCCGCGCCCTGGCCGCCGAGCCGAAGCTTCTGCTGCTGGACGAACCCATGGCCGGGATGAACGTCGAGGAGAAGGAGGACATGTCCCGCTTCATCCTGGACGTGAACGATGAGTTCGGCACGACGATTGCATTGATCGAACACGACATGGGCGTGGTCATGGACCTGTCGGACCGCGTCGTGGTCATGGACTACGGCCGCAAGATCGGGGACGGCACGCCCGACGAGGTGCGCAACAACCAGGATGTGATCGACGCCTACCTGGGGGTGGCGCATGATTGA
- a CDS encoding ABC transporter ATP-binding protein yields the protein MLDTAPAPEKTKQQGEDLLEVNNIEVIYNHVILVLKGVSLSVPKGGITALLGGNGAGKTTTLKAISNLLRSERGDVTKGSIVYRGERIQDLSPADLVKRGVVQVMEGRHCFEHLTVEENLLTGAYTRSDGSKATADDLEMVYTYFPRLKERRKSQAGYTSGGEQQMCAIGRAMMARPETILLDEPSMGLAPQLVEEIFGIVKSLNEEQGVSFLLAEQNTNVALRFAHYGYILESGRVVMDGPAKALRENPDVKEFYLGMSDEGRKSFRDVRSYRRRKRWLS from the coding sequence ATGCTCGACACCGCACCGGCCCCGGAGAAGACCAAACAGCAAGGCGAGGACCTGCTGGAGGTCAACAACATCGAGGTGATCTACAACCACGTCATCCTGGTGCTGAAAGGCGTCAGCCTGTCGGTCCCCAAGGGCGGCATCACCGCCCTGCTGGGCGGCAACGGCGCGGGCAAGACCACCACGCTCAAGGCGATTTCGAACCTGTTGCGGTCGGAACGCGGCGACGTCACCAAGGGGTCCATCGTGTATCGCGGGGAACGCATTCAGGATCTCAGCCCCGCCGATCTGGTCAAGCGCGGCGTCGTGCAGGTGATGGAAGGACGGCATTGCTTTGAGCATCTGACCGTCGAGGAAAACCTGCTGACCGGGGCCTACACGCGGTCGGACGGGTCAAAGGCGACCGCCGACGACCTGGAGATGGTCTATACCTATTTCCCCCGACTGAAGGAGCGGCGCAAAAGCCAGGCGGGCTATACCTCGGGCGGGGAACAGCAGATGTGCGCCATCGGTCGCGCCATGATGGCCCGCCCCGAGACGATCCTGCTGGACGAACCGTCGATGGGCCTGGCCCCGCAGCTCGTCGAGGAAATCTTTGGCATCGTGAAATCGCTGAACGAAGAACAGGGCGTCAGCTTTCTGCTGGCCGAGCAGAACACCAACGTGGCGCTTCGGTTTGCGCACTACGGCTATATCCTGGAATCCGGTCGCGTCGTGATGGACGGCCCGGCCAAGGCCCTGCGGGAAAACCCGGACGTCAAGGAATTCTACCTGGGCATGTCCGACGAGGGCCGCAAATCGTTCCGCGACGTGCGGTCCTATCGCCGCCGCAAACGGTGGCTGTCGTGA